TCGAGGCCGTCAACCGGGTGGCCGAGCAGCTCTCCGACGGCGACGAGACCAACGGCGAGGCCGACGTGATCGTGGCCGAGTTCCACGAGGGCGCCGGCGCCGGCATCCCCGACGGCTCCTCGCTCGAGGAGGAGGTCGCGGCCGGCGGTGCGTTCGCCGACATCGTGAACGAGACCGACGCCGAGGTCGACGCCATCTTCACCGGGCACACCCACAAGCAGTACGCCTGGGACGCCCCCGTCCCCGGTGAGGCCGGCACCCGCCCGATCGTCCAGACCGGTTCGTACGGCGAGAACATCGGCCAGATCGACCTGAGCGTCGACCCCGCGACCGGCGACGTCACGGCCTCGACGGGCACCAACGTGGCCCGTGCCGCCGAGGAGGACCTGTCGTTCCCGCGGGTCGCCGAGGTCAAGGAGATCACCGACGCGGCCCTCGCGTTCGCCGCCGAGGTCGGCAACCAGCCGGTCGGCCAGATCACCGACGACATCACCACCGCCTTCGGCGGCGGGTCCTACGTCGACGGTGAGTGGACCGGCGGCGGGCGCGACAACCGTGCCGAGGAGTCGGCCATGTCGCACCTGGTCGCCCAGGCGCTGCTCGACGGGCTGCCGTTCGGTGAGCCGGACATCGGCCTGACCAACCCCGGTGGCCTGCGCGCGGACTTCCGCTTCGCCGGCAACACTGCCGAGAACCCGCAGAACACCGACGGTGTCGTCACCTTCGCCGAGGCGAACTCGGTGCTGCCGTTCGGCAACACCATCGTCACCGCGGAGCTCAGCGGCGCCGACCTGATCACGATCTTCGACCAGCAGTGGCAGACCGCCGAGACCCCGGAGGACCCGGCTCCGAGCCGTCCCTACCTGGCGCTCGGCGCCTCCGAGAACGTCGACGTGGTCGCCGACCCCACCGCGGAGACCGGCGAGCACATCCTGTCCCTGAAGATCGACGGCGAGGAGGTCGACCCTGAGGCGACGTACTCGGTGGCGACCTTCAACTTCCTGGCCGAAGGCAACGACAACTTCCGCGCCTTCCGCAACGCCGAGGTCACCGACTCGGGAATCAGCGACGCCGAGCTCTTCCGCGACTACATCGCCGACAGCTCGCCGATCAGCCCCGACCACGACCAGCGCCAGATGCTCGTCGACACCGACGAGAGCGGCGTCAACGCCGGTGCCACCGAGACCATCGAGGTGTCCAAGCTCGGTCTCACGTCCCTCGGGTCGCCCGAGGACTCCTCGGTGACCGTGACGGGTGGCGGCGCCGAGCTCGGCACCTTCCCGGTCACCGACCGCAGCGCCAGCATCGTCGTCGACGTCCCCGTCGAGCTCGCCGGGGACTCGATCACCCTGACCAGCGAGCAGGGCGTCACCGCGGAGCTCCCCGTCGTCAAGGCCCAGCCGACGCTCAAGCTCAAGCGCAAGCCCGGCAAGGTCGTGGCCCGCAAGACCAAGATCAAGGTCATCAGCCGGGTCCTCGTCGGTGACGAGGCCGCCGACGGTCGCGTCCGGGTCCGCGTCCCGGGCGGCCAGACGTTCGCCGGCCGCCTCAACGACAACGGTCGCGTGGTCATCAAGGTCACCAAGACCTTCGGCCAGCCCGGCAGCAAGAAGGTCGTCGTGACCTACCTCGGTGACGACACCACGGAGTCGGTGGCGCAGAACCTGCGCTTCACGGTCCGCAAGTAGCTCGGTCGGGGGCCCGTCGCCACACCGGCGGCGGGCCCCTCGTCCATCCCCCCGGCGGCTTGACGCCGCCCCTCCCTCCTCGGAAGGCTTCTCCATGCCCATCTCCACCCGGGCCGGCCGTCGGCTGGCACCGCTGCTCGCCGGTTCGCTGGGCCTCGCCGCCCTCGCCACCGGCGTCGGCACCGCACCGGCGTACGCCGTCAGCACCGGCCTCGTGATCAGCGAGGTCTACGGCGGCGGCGGCAACTCCGGCGCCTCCTACACCCACGACTTCATCGAGCTCTTCAACCCCACCGACGAGGCGATCTCGGTCGACGGCTGGTCGGTCCAGTACCGCTCGGCCTCGAGCACCAGCACCGCGCAGACGACACCGCTGACCGGCTCGGTACCGGCCGGTGAGCACTACCTCGTCCGGGGTGCCGGTGGCAGCACCGGCGCTGAGCTGCCGGCCCCTCAGGCCTCCGGGTCCCTCAACCTCTCCGCGACCAACGGGCAGGTCTTCCTCGTCGACTCGACCGCTGGCCTGACTCCCGCCGACGTCCCTGCCGGCAGCGTGGCCGGTAGCCAGGCCTTCGTCGACATGGTCGGCTACGGCACCGCCAACGTGTTCGAGACGACTGCCGCCCCGTCGCCGGGTGGCAACGTCGCTTCCTTGAGCCGCGGCGACGAGACGTCGGACAC
The Nocardioides marinisabuli genome window above contains:
- a CDS encoding bifunctional metallophosphatase/5'-nucleotidase encodes the protein MSSRTWAGRATRPLAAGLGLGLAASALTLTTSTAAYAADSVTITLLNINDFHGRIDANTTKFATTIEQIRAEQGEANTLFLSAGDNIGASVFASNVQDDEPTIEVLNVLELASSAVGNHEFDKGFDDLTGRVGALADWNYLGANVYAEGTQTPAMREYDTFEVDGVTVGVIGAVTQETPTLVSASGVAGLEFGDPVEAVNRVAEQLSDGDETNGEADVIVAEFHEGAGAGIPDGSSLEEEVAAGGAFADIVNETDAEVDAIFTGHTHKQYAWDAPVPGEAGTRPIVQTGSYGENIGQIDLSVDPATGDVTASTGTNVARAAEEDLSFPRVAEVKEITDAALAFAAEVGNQPVGQITDDITTAFGGGSYVDGEWTGGGRDNRAEESAMSHLVAQALLDGLPFGEPDIGLTNPGGLRADFRFAGNTAENPQNTDGVVTFAEANSVLPFGNTIVTAELSGADLITIFDQQWQTAETPEDPAPSRPYLALGASENVDVVADPTAETGEHILSLKIDGEEVDPEATYSVATFNFLAEGNDNFRAFRNAEVTDSGISDAELFRDYIADSSPISPDHDQRQMLVDTDESGVNAGATETIEVSKLGLTSLGSPEDSSVTVTGGGAELGTFPVTDRSASIVVDVPVELAGDSITLTSEQGVTAELPVVKAQPTLKLKRKPGKVVARKTKIKVISRVLVGDEAADGRVRVRVPGGQTFAGRLNDNGRVVIKVTKTFGQPGSKKVVVTYLGDDTTESVAQNLRFTVRK